From one Desulfurobacterium thermolithotrophum DSM 11699 genomic stretch:
- a CDS encoding GTP-binding protein, which translates to MPFINFATKEINCKIVYYGPGLSGKTTNIKWIYEHVKPENRGELVTLATETERTLFFDFVPIEISDVKGFKVRFHLYTTPGQIIYQASRKLILKGVDGIVFVADSQEERHDANLDTLDDMIENLEDYGIDIKEIPLVFQYNKRDLPNVLPIEILKKDLNRWKCPDFEAIAIKGIGVLETFKEITKQVLRKLKK; encoded by the coding sequence ATGCCATTCATCAACTTTGCTACTAAAGAAATTAACTGTAAGATAGTTTATTATGGACCTGGATTAAGTGGTAAAACTACAAATATTAAGTGGATTTATGAACACGTAAAACCAGAAAATCGTGGAGAGTTGGTTACTCTTGCTACAGAAACAGAAAGGACTCTTTTCTTTGATTTCGTGCCTATAGAGATATCAGATGTAAAAGGATTTAAAGTCAGATTCCATCTATATACTACACCTGGGCAAATTATCTATCAAGCAAGTAGAAAACTTATACTTAAAGGTGTGGACGGTATTGTTTTCGTGGCAGACTCACAAGAAGAAAGACATGATGCAAATCTTGATACATTAGACGATATGATAGAAAACTTAGAAGACTATGGAATAGATATTAAAGAGATTCCACTCGTTTTTCAATATAATAAACGAGATCTTCCAAACGTTTTGCCAATAGAGATTCTTAAAAAAGATCTTAACAGATGGAAGTGTCCAGATTTTGAAGCCATAGCTATTAAAGGAATAGGAGTACTTGAAACCTTCAAAGAGATAACAAAACAAGTTCTGAGAAAGCTCAAAAAGTGA
- a CDS encoding roadblock/LC7 domain-containing protein, giving the protein MLNIKPEEDKELKKLLTELGRESKSKIVFLIDKSGQLISRSDSPAFSSDDITFASLTAGNVAASEALSKLLGDKNLNHMFTETQDEGIYMALLEGKYILVSIFDKGISNLGIVRVKMKKFHPKLSAVVKKIEEREKRESKVSTDINLEEIDLDSLFN; this is encoded by the coding sequence ATGCTTAACATAAAGCCTGAAGAGGATAAAGAGTTAAAGAAGTTATTGACAGAACTTGGAAGAGAAAGTAAATCAAAGATTGTTTTTCTAATTGATAAATCAGGACAGCTTATAAGCCGGAGTGATTCTCCGGCTTTTTCCTCAGATGACATTACGTTTGCATCACTAACAGCAGGAAATGTTGCTGCTTCGGAAGCTCTATCAAAGCTTTTAGGTGATAAAAATCTTAATCACATGTTCACAGAAACTCAGGATGAAGGAATCTATATGGCACTTCTTGAAGGGAAGTATATTCTTGTATCAATATTTGATAAAGGCATTTCGAACCTTGGAATAGTCAGAGTAAAAATGAAGAAGTTTCATCCTAAGTTATCAGCTGTCGTGAAGAAAATAGAAGAAAGGGAAAAACGGGAATCGAAGGTTTCAACTGATATTAATTTAGAAGAGATTGACTTAGATTCACTTTTTAACTAG
- the bioB gene encoding biotin synthase BioB: MRKVKEVIKKIFNCSVEEFYSLLNISLQKKFKYFGKQIETCAILNAKSGRCSSDCKFCAQSAKFGLRIKTYPLLEEKKLLGAAFSAFEKGIDRFSFVTSGISLSNEELKIIGKVVEKIKSLNSKAKLCASLGQLKKEQLCFLKECGLDRYHHNLETSREFYPKITTKQKWNDRVKTVKLAKEVGFSVCCGGIFGLGESEEDVISIIETWKELQVDSIPVNFLHPIKGTSFENANFLTPLKCLRILTAIRIAIPEAEIRICGGREYNLKELQPLGLFPANALMVGNYLTTKGRSLKDDAEMIKDLGFESNLRI, encoded by the coding sequence GTGAGAAAAGTGAAAGAAGTGATAAAGAAAATTTTTAACTGTTCTGTTGAAGAATTTTATTCCCTTCTTAACATTTCTCTTCAGAAAAAGTTTAAGTATTTTGGAAAACAGATAGAAACTTGTGCTATTTTAAATGCAAAAAGTGGAAGATGTTCTTCTGATTGTAAATTCTGCGCTCAATCTGCTAAGTTTGGATTAAGAATAAAAACTTATCCTCTTCTTGAAGAAAAAAAACTTTTAGGTGCTGCATTTAGTGCTTTTGAAAAAGGAATAGACAGGTTTAGTTTTGTAACAAGTGGTATTTCACTTAGTAATGAAGAGTTAAAGATAATTGGTAAAGTAGTTGAAAAAATAAAATCCTTAAACTCAAAAGCAAAGCTATGTGCATCTCTTGGACAGCTTAAAAAAGAGCAACTTTGCTTTTTAAAAGAATGTGGTCTTGACAGATATCACCACAACCTTGAAACATCAAGAGAATTTTATCCTAAGATAACAACAAAGCAAAAGTGGAATGATAGAGTTAAGACTGTTAAATTAGCAAAAGAGGTCGGTTTTTCTGTTTGTTGTGGAGGAATATTTGGACTTGGTGAAAGTGAAGAAGATGTAATTTCAATAATTGAAACTTGGAAAGAGCTCCAAGTAGACTCTATTCCCGTTAATTTCCTTCATCCTATAAAGGGAACTTCTTTTGAAAACGCTAATTTTCTAACTCCTTTAAAGTGTTTAAGAATTCTTACAGCTATTAGAATTGCAATACCTGAAGCAGAAATAAGAATTTGTGGAGGAAGGGAATATAATCTAAAAGAGCTCCAGCCTCTTGGGTTATTTCCTGCAAATGCCTTAATGGTAGGAAACTATTTGACAACAAAAGGTAGAAGTTTAAAAGATGATGCTGAAATGATAAAAGACCTTGGTTTTGAATCAAATCTGAGGATTTAA
- a CDS encoding thiamine pyrophosphate-dependent enzyme, whose product MAQIKTAEIKVPPLKKLTNYPEKLVPGHRLCAGCGASIIIRQMYMVASALGYELIIANATGCVEVCTTIYPYNAWKSPWIHNAFENAAATISGAEAAYKALKRKGKLPTDKKVKFVALGGDGGTYDIGFQSLSGALERGHDFIYVCYDNEAYMNTGIQRSSATPKYANTTTQPVGSESFGKPQTKKWMPEVVAAHGIPYVAQVAPSHWKDFMEKFKKALLTEGPSFINAFSVCPRGWRSKEEEGILVTKLAVETNYWPLFEVENGKWRITYRPKNPKPLEEFLKLQGRFKHLFKPENKHLIDELQAEVDRRWERLNRMENLTREE is encoded by the coding sequence ATGGCTCAAATTAAAACTGCTGAAATTAAAGTTCCGCCTTTGAAGAAACTAACAAACTATCCTGAAAAGCTTGTTCCTGGCCATAGACTTTGTGCTGGATGTGGAGCCTCAATTATCATAAGACAGATGTACATGGTAGCAAGTGCTCTTGGATATGAATTAATCATAGCTAATGCAACTGGTTGCGTGGAAGTTTGTACTACTATTTATCCATACAATGCATGGAAGTCTCCTTGGATTCATAACGCCTTTGAGAACGCTGCTGCTACAATCTCTGGGGCTGAAGCGGCTTATAAAGCTCTTAAAAGAAAGGGAAAACTACCTACAGATAAGAAGGTAAAGTTTGTTGCTCTTGGTGGAGATGGTGGAACTTACGATATTGGATTCCAGTCTCTTTCTGGAGCTCTTGAAAGGGGACATGATTTTATTTACGTATGTTATGATAACGAAGCTTACATGAACACAGGTATTCAACGTTCCAGTGCTACTCCAAAATATGCAAATACAACTACACAACCAGTAGGTAGCGAAAGTTTTGGAAAACCTCAGACTAAGAAATGGATGCCTGAAGTTGTAGCAGCTCACGGTATACCATACGTTGCGCAAGTTGCTCCTTCTCATTGGAAAGATTTCATGGAGAAATTTAAAAAAGCTCTCTTAACAGAAGGTCCTTCTTTTATAAATGCGTTTTCTGTTTGCCCAAGAGGTTGGCGTTCAAAGGAAGAAGAAGGTATACTTGTAACTAAGCTTGCAGTAGAAACAAACTACTGGCCGCTGTTTGAAGTTGAAAATGGTAAGTGGAGAATTACATACAGACCAAAGAATCCTAAGCCACTAGAAGAATTTTTAAAGCTTCAAGGAAGATTTAAGCATTTATTCAAACCTGAGAACAAGCATCTCATAGATGAACTCCAAGCAGAAGTTGACAGAAGATGGGAGAGACTTAACCGTATGGAAAATCTTACTAGGGAAGAGTAA
- a CDS encoding YdcF family protein — protein sequence MFILSKLFTFLFLPPGVFVVFILIGIVFLLINKRKIGIAILSLTAVLIYLLSIEPVKNRILLPLENAFPYPSEAELDCKAIVVLGGGEIFHSPAEGMKAAVKPQVAKRLYTAFKIWKKVKKPIVVSGGKVFNENVEAESSAMKRFLISLGIPNKEIIEESKSKNTFQNGIFTYKILNKKGIKKICLVTSAYHMPRSYRIFKSIGFSVIPVPADYRVNRGSYSWSSYFPRMEDLYDSFLGIHEYVGIAYFELIQKRNLLKWRAREDSNLRPTD from the coding sequence ATGTTTATTCTTTCAAAGCTTTTTACTTTTTTATTTCTTCCACCTGGAGTTTTTGTTGTTTTCATACTAATAGGTATAGTTTTTCTTTTAATCAACAAGAGAAAAATAGGAATAGCTATTCTCTCACTAACAGCTGTTCTTATTTATTTACTCTCAATAGAACCTGTTAAAAACAGGATACTTCTTCCATTAGAAAATGCATTTCCTTATCCAAGTGAAGCTGAACTTGATTGTAAGGCGATAGTTGTTCTTGGAGGTGGAGAAATTTTTCACTCTCCAGCAGAAGGAATGAAAGCAGCAGTAAAACCACAAGTAGCCAAAAGACTTTATACTGCATTTAAGATATGGAAGAAAGTAAAGAAACCAATTGTTGTTTCTGGAGGAAAAGTATTTAACGAAAATGTAGAAGCAGAATCTTCTGCCATGAAAAGGTTTTTAATTAGCCTTGGTATTCCCAATAAAGAGATAATAGAAGAAAGTAAAAGCAAAAATACCTTTCAAAATGGTATTTTTACTTACAAGATACTTAACAAAAAAGGAATTAAAAAGATTTGCCTTGTCACTTCGGCTTATCATATGCCAAGAAGTTATAGGATTTTTAAGTCTATAGGTTTTTCAGTTATTCCAGTTCCTGCTGATTATAGGGTTAATAGAGGTTCTTACAGCTGGTCAAGTTACTTTCCAAGAATGGAAGATCTGTACGACAGCTTTTTAGGAATTCATGAATATGTAGGAATAGCTTACTTTGAACTGATTCAGAAGAGGA